A genomic segment from Gracilinanus agilis isolate LMUSP501 chromosome 1, AgileGrace, whole genome shotgun sequence encodes:
- the CSRNP1 gene encoding cysteine/serine-rich nuclear protein 1, which produces LRPQMDHTAFPCGCTQDGCGNPEGRVEFNQARVQTHSLHTLTRLELESRQEGSGSEAGFELGSEPGSEPEPSPQGSPEGEAGPPASPFSLAVEGLGESSCSSDSSGSSAPGEDPCEGLPYGGPLPPATPLDDDGLARILHFGPAGALGRDDEEDEEGAGFPCADIFGYPGHVADVTSECLDENANQDGLGYPGGPPGCAAEPGGPLPASDGCRSYTDLSLSSADSLDLFQAFSDYSLGPLYASPKEAGGDAPAPAFSPAADPAACFLESLIGLSESVPDVAAPFSDNQLLEDAIKSSLMEMVKV; this is translated from the coding sequence CTCCGGCCGCAGATGGACCACACGGCCTTCCCCTGCGGCTGCACCCAGGACGGCTGCGGGAACCCGGAGGGCCGCGTGGAGTTTAACCAGGCGCGGGTGCAGACGCACTCCCTGCACACCCTCACCAGGCTCGAGCTGGAGAGCCGCCAGGAGGGCTCGGGGTCCGAGGCGGGGTTCGAGCTGGGGTCCGAGCCGGGGTCCGAGCCAGAGCCCTCGCCGCAGGGCAGCCCCGAGGGGGAGGCCGGACCCCCGGCCTCACCCTTCTCCCTGGCCGTGGAGGGCCTGGGCGAGAGCAGCTGCAGCAGCGACTCGAGCGGCTCGTCGGCGCCCGGCGAGGACCCCTGCGAGGGGCTGCCCTACGGGGGCCCCCTCCCCCCCGCCACGCCGCTGGACGACGACGGCCTGGCCCGGATCCTTCATTTCGGCCCGGCCGGCGCCCTGGGGCGGGacgacgaggaggacgaggaggggGCCGGCTTCCCCTGCGCGGACATCTTCGGCTACCCCGGCCACGTGGCCGACGTCACGTCCGAGTGCCTGGACGAGAACGCCAACCAGGACGGCCTGGGCTACCCGGGCGGGCCCCCGGGCTGTGCGGCCGAGCCGGGCGGCCCCCTCCCGGCCTCGGACGGCTGCCGGAGCTACACAGACCTGAGCCTGTCGTCCGCCGACTCCCTGGACCTGTTCCAGGCCTTCTCCGACTACAGCCTGGGCCCCCTGTACGCCTCGCCCAAGGAGGCGGGCGGCGACGCGCCGGCCCCGGCCTTCTCCCCCGCCGCCGACCCGGCCGCCTGCTTCCTCGAGTCCCTCATCGGCCTCTCCGAGTCCGTCCCCGACGTGGCCGCCCCCTTCTCGGACAACCAGCTGCTGGAGGACGCCATCAAGTCCTCCCTCATGGAGATGGTGAAGGTGTAG